The genomic interval GCCGTCACGCCCAACCGTCTCGTAATGAGGAACGCGAAGATAGTGTGCACGCTCGGCCCGGCGACGAACGACCGGGCGTCGGTGCGTGCGCTCGCGGACGCGGGGATGACGGTGGCGCGCGTGAATTCGAGTCACGGCGAGCGCGACGACCGCCGCGCGCTCGTGGAGACCGTGCGGGAGGTGGACGAGGCGACGGAGAACCCGGTCGCGGCGATGGTGGACCTCCAGGGCCCGGAGGTGCGAACCGCGCCCATCGAGGGCACCATCGACCTCGAAGCGGGGCGGACGGTGCGGTTCGAACCGGGGACGACCGCGGATTCGGAGCGCGTCGGCCTCTCGACGAGCATCGCGGCCGCGGAACCGGGCGACCGGGTGTTGCTCGACGACGGACGCATCGAGACCACGGTCGAGGACGTCGAGGGGGACGCCGTCGTCGCGCGCGTCGAGTCCGGCGGCGAACTCGGGAGTCGGAAGGGCGTGAACGTCCCGGGCGTGAGCCTCGGCCTCGACGTCGTAACGGAGAAAGACCGGAACGACCTGGAGATGGCGGCGGAGCTGGGCGTGGACTTCGTCGCGGCGAGTTTCGTGCGGGACGGCGACGACGTGCTCGACGTGAGTAGCGTGCTGGAGGAGTTCGGCGCGGACATCCCCATCATCGCGAAGGTGGAGCGCGCGGACGCCGTGGAGAACCTCGACAGCATCGTGGAGGCCGCGCACGGCGTGATGGTCGCCCGCGGCGACCTCGGCGTCGAACTCCCGATGGAGGACGTGCCCGTCATCCAGAAGCGCATCATCCGGAAGTGCCGGAACGCGGGGTCGCCAGTCATCACGGCGACGGAGATGCTGGACTCGATGATTCACAACCGCCGGCCGACGCGCGCGGAAGCGTCCGACGTGGCGAACGCCGTGCTCGACGGGACGGACGCCGTGATGCTGTCCGCGGAGACCGCCATCGGCGACCACCCGACGCGGGTCGTGGAGTCGATGGACCGCATCATACGGGAGGCCGAGCGAAGCGAGGAGTACGCCGAACTCCGCGAGCAACGCGTCCCGAACGCGGACGAGGGGCGGACGGACGCGCTCGCGCGGTCGGCGCGCTACCTCGCGCGGGACGTGGA from Salarchaeum japonicum carries:
- the pyk gene encoding pyruvate kinase; this translates as MRNAKIVCTLGPATNDRASVRALADAGMTVARVNSSHGERDDRRALVETVREVDEATENPVAAMVDLQGPEVRTAPIEGTIDLEAGRTVRFEPGTTADSERVGLSTSIAAAEPGDRVLLDDGRIETTVEDVEGDAVVARVESGGELGSRKGVNVPGVSLGLDVVTEKDRNDLEMAAELGVDFVAASFVRDGDDVLDVSSVLEEFGADIPIIAKVERADAVENLDSIVEAAHGVMVARGDLGVELPMEDVPVIQKRIIRKCRNAGSPVITATEMLDSMIHNRRPTRAEASDVANAVLDGTDAVMLSAETAIGDHPTRVVESMDRIIREAERSEEYAELREQRVPNADEGRTDALARSARYLARDVDATAVVVASESGYTARKVAKFRPAMPVVATTPNDRVRRQLALSWGVNAQYADIASGDASDVIDSSVSAALDAGVADSGDTVVVLSGMMTELEGTDTANTLKVHVAAETLAVGRAVVDGRVTGPFVRAPDGDLTDVPAGAVIGLPAAFDGEFDGDLSAIGGIVSERAGMTGYPAMIARELDVPMVSGVTLPDDLADGDSVTLDGERGVVYGGRL